The genomic window tctcaGATTTacaatagttaatatttaattaattatatgctaatgaccTTCCAAGATTAAGTCAAATACGTCCGAtgagtatttatttattatgcaGGTAACTTTGAGATCAACAGTGCGTAAGACCCTCATTGAGCAAGGCCATATTTagatcctaatttttttttatcaaaaacgtcatattaaatgtttagatatatGTTTATGGCCGTTAGGATGGCCACGGTTGGTTTGCCTGCCTCGTCCTCCATCTGTTCCTTGGGGAGGAGTTGCTGGAGTGGGTAAAGTGAACGACTTAGGCAGGACGACTGTTCTTTAATTGGTGACACAAgggttttttgttttgttttgttttgttatggCTCGTCGCGATTGTGGTGCGGTTGAACTCGATTTTCTCTTATTGAAATCACATAACTTTATTACCCACGTGTCAAGACCACGAAATTAGACGAACCTGGTCTGGCATAGTTTGAGCTCATCAGGAATAAGGTCTAGCCAGACTCGGTCAACTtatttgatactccctccgtttcatattataagactttctagcattgctcacattaattatcatctatatgaatgtggataatgttagaaagtcttataatataaaacggaggaagtagtaaacaCTAacttattaaatataaatagttTTAGAGTAAAACAGActgatagtactccctctagttcatattataaatcgtttgattttttttcttattcaaacttttttaggtttaaccaaatttgtaaaaaaatacagtaacattttcaatacaaaacaaacatattatcaaaatatctctcttcttaaatttaatgaaactaatttagtgttgtagatgttgctagttttttttataaactcagtcaaaactaaaaaaacttcgacttaaaaaaaagtcaaactacttataatactatctccgttttttaatagatgacgccgttgattttttctcacatgtttgaccattcgtcttattcaaaaattttatgcaaatatataagatataaatcacacttaaagtatcatgagtgataaaacaactcataacaaaataaattataattacgtaaatttttttaaataagacgaatggtcaaatatgtgagaaaaagtcaacggtgtcatctattaaaaaacagagggagtatgaaatAGAGAGATTACTAAATAAGCAATAAGTATAAAAAACATACGGTATTTTGTATTAGCAAGCTAAGTAAATCGCATGCACGCTAGGTTGTTAAGCTAACGAGCTAGTACCATCTGCGTTCGACTCATTATGACAGAGTTCGAGGACAATGTGACTTACGAGCTTCGAGTTTTTCTACCCATGCATAAaactgcttaattaattaatacggGAACTGAAAATAAAAGATCCCTCGCTATAAAAGAGCCTGACTATATATGACGCCCGCCGTTCAATTTATAAAGGACATTTGTTTATCACGGTCATTAGCATCAATTTGTCATACAGTATGTTACAGTATATTGTTAagggaaaagtccattttacacccccGAACTTCATGTTGCTAAAATACACCCTCAAACTATAAAACCTGGTATAATACACCCTTCAACTATTAATACCGGGCATTTTACCCCCTAAAGCTGTTTTACACCGGTTTTGGGCGCCACATCAGCATAGagctccctcccgccgccggctccgtCCCCAGCATTCTACCCCCTCCCTCCACCCTGGCGAACACCGCatccgccccctccccccgtGGTCCATCGACATCCACGGCGAGGCAGGGGAGATGCTGCGATGAGCGGCGGGATCTAATGGGGCAGCGCCTGGAGCAgcgagaggtggacgaggttgccgccgcctcccagaGCGGGAAAGGTGGACCTCATCGGAGCCACCCGCGTGGGGAGGAGTCATCTTGtgcagcgtcgccgccgcctggtcGAGGACGAGGAGTCGCTTGGGGAAGGGGAGCTCGAGCTTTACCGACACGATTTCACGGAGAAGATGAAGCTCCTGGAGGTAGCAAGGGAGTTGGACCATGAGCTCGTGCTCACCAACGGTCGGCGTGGGAGGGGGCGAGGGGGGCAATGACAAGAGAGGGGGATCTGGAGCTACCTGTTGTCGGAAGGACGAAGGGGAGCTCGAGCTTGCCAGTGACAACCCGCGCACTTCCATATCCGTTTCCGCCGCGATAGCGTCGCCACAGGCCCTACTGCCCCGGTCGATGAGCGGGCCGATAACCGCATCCACCACGCGGATGGCTCCGCCGTCCTCTTcagtggagagagagtagagggAGGGAGccagggaggagaggggaaacgCAGCGGTGGAGGCTGAGCGACGCGACGACAAAACAGCGACTAGCCCGCCGTgctcttccttcttcttccgcCATCGCCGGtcgcctcgctcctcctccggcgagtcCATGAACTCCCACGCTTGATCGGTagcttgagagagagagagagagagcaggagGAACGAGAGAGcgacacgtgggacccacaatCTTTTTATATTCCTAATGCCGAGTAGATTGCCACATCAACGCCAAAACCACGTTACAAACCGTCCGAGGGGTAAACTGCACGGTATTGAAAGTTAAGGGGTGCAAAATACCCGATTT from Oryza glaberrima chromosome 6, OglaRS2, whole genome shotgun sequence includes these protein-coding regions:
- the LOC127776326 gene encoding uncharacterized protein LOC127776326 — its product is MDSPEEERGDRRWRKKKEEHGGLVAVLSSRRSASTAAFPLSSLAPSLYSLSTEEDGGAIRVVDAVIGPLIDRGSRACGDAIAAETDMEVRGLSLASSSSPSSFRQQELHLLREIVSVKLELPFPKRLLVLDQAAATLHKMTPPHAGGSDEVHLSRSGRRRQPRPPLAAPGAAPLDPAAHRSISPASPWMSMDHGGRGRMRCSPGWREGVECWGRSRRREGALC